The following are encoded together in the Salinibacter grassmerensis genome:
- a CDS encoding polyprenyl synthetase family protein produces MASSTQSVSSDERVAALRARIDEALPAVVDERSPASLYDAVEHVLRAGGKRVRPILLLLVAQSYGTSVDRALPAALAVEVFHNFTLVHDDLMDEDEERRGGATVHAKWNPGTAILAGDLMMGLSYDLLGQVDGADAEALYAVYHPMVERLCAGQALDASFETDDAVTVEAYLDMIDRKTGALLSAAFELGGVIGGAPAPECDRLGTAGRLVGRAFQIQDDLLDLTADDEEEWGRGVGGDLVQGKKTFLTLRALERAEGREHDWFARLVTDGGLPVDDVPEARERMAELGIFEEAREAVRTYTEEARDHLHLLPDTAAAEALHWLLDRLQAREY; encoded by the coding sequence ATGGCTTCCTCCACGCAGAGCGTGTCGTCCGATGAACGTGTGGCGGCGCTGCGGGCGCGCATCGATGAGGCCCTGCCGGCGGTGGTGGACGAGCGATCACCCGCCTCGCTCTACGACGCCGTGGAGCACGTGCTGCGGGCCGGCGGGAAGCGTGTGCGCCCCATCTTGCTTCTCCTGGTGGCCCAGTCGTACGGCACGTCCGTCGACCGGGCGCTGCCGGCCGCCCTCGCCGTGGAGGTGTTTCACAACTTTACGCTCGTCCACGACGACCTGATGGACGAAGACGAGGAGCGACGGGGGGGCGCAACCGTGCACGCGAAATGGAACCCCGGTACGGCGATCCTTGCGGGAGACCTCATGATGGGCCTCTCCTACGACCTGCTGGGCCAGGTGGACGGAGCGGACGCAGAGGCCCTCTACGCAGTGTACCACCCAATGGTGGAGCGGCTCTGTGCCGGCCAGGCCCTCGACGCGTCGTTCGAGACCGACGACGCGGTGACGGTGGAGGCCTATCTGGACATGATCGACCGCAAGACCGGGGCACTCCTTTCGGCCGCGTTCGAGCTGGGGGGCGTCATCGGAGGGGCCCCGGCGCCCGAGTGTGATCGCCTCGGCACGGCCGGCCGGCTGGTGGGACGGGCCTTTCAGATTCAGGACGACCTGCTCGACCTCACCGCCGACGATGAGGAGGAGTGGGGGCGTGGAGTGGGGGGCGATCTCGTGCAGGGCAAGAAAACGTTCCTGACCCTGCGCGCCCTGGAGCGTGCCGAGGGGAGGGAGCACGACTGGTTCGCACGTCTCGTGACCGACGGGGGGCTTCCGGTGGACGACGTGCCGGAGGCCCGTGAGCGGATGGCGGAGCTTGGCATTTTCGAGGAGGCCCGGGAGGCAGTCCGCACGTACACAGAGGAGGCCCGAGACCATCTGCACCTCCTCCCGGACACGGCCGCAGCGGAGGCGCTCCACTGGCTCCTCGATCGTCTGCAGGCGCGTGAGTACTGA
- a CDS encoding phage holin family protein, with translation MESLDDRPSAPNAERPVEESPDGGKVSRIAAHTQGLFTDLREWIDLRADLAILEVEERLDAFKNDLALGLTVAVFAFFAAFFSLTTVALGVGWLLGHPFWGFLAVSVALILIIVTLRVTKPTLMPPSNLLESLRGEQAASDEGPSARSASAAVDEAGASETRTSAPDTDIEA, from the coding sequence ATGGAGTCCCTCGACGACCGCCCGTCGGCCCCGAACGCCGAACGCCCCGTGGAGGAGTCCCCCGACGGCGGCAAGGTGAGTCGCATCGCGGCCCACACACAGGGGCTCTTCACGGACCTCCGAGAGTGGATTGACTTGCGGGCCGACCTTGCGATTCTGGAGGTGGAGGAGCGGCTCGACGCGTTTAAGAACGACCTGGCGCTTGGGCTCACGGTCGCCGTGTTTGCCTTCTTCGCCGCGTTCTTCTCGTTGACGACCGTGGCACTGGGGGTGGGGTGGCTGCTTGGGCATCCGTTCTGGGGATTCCTCGCGGTGTCGGTGGCGCTCATCCTGATCATCGTGACCCTCCGCGTGACGAAGCCCACCCTGATGCCGCCGTCCAACCTGTTGGAGTCTCTTCGTGGAGAACAGGCCGCGTCGGATGAGGGCCCCTCGGCCCGCTCCGCCTCGGCCGCGGTGGACGAGGCGGGCGCCTCCGAGACGCGCACTTCCGCGCCCGATACAGATATAGAGGCGTAG
- a CDS encoding adenylate kinase: protein MRLIIFGPPGAGKGTQAGLLEERHGITQISTGDILREAMAQETELGTKAKSYIDAGELVPDALVRDLAEQAIADEGHDDFMLDGYPRTDQQAEWLTEFSESNETPLDAVLSMEVPDDVLVRRLSRRRVHEETGETYHLDHDPPPDDVDSDLIVQRSDDEPDTIQNRLDVYREETEPLATYYEERDLLVPVDGTGGIEEVFGRIEEALDALER from the coding sequence ATGCGACTGATCATTTTTGGCCCGCCGGGTGCCGGAAAAGGCACGCAGGCCGGGCTGTTGGAAGAGCGCCACGGCATCACCCAAATCTCGACCGGAGACATCCTCCGAGAGGCCATGGCGCAGGAGACTGAGCTTGGCACGAAGGCCAAGTCCTACATCGACGCGGGGGAGCTGGTGCCGGACGCGCTGGTCCGTGATCTCGCCGAACAGGCCATCGCCGACGAGGGCCACGACGACTTCATGCTCGATGGCTACCCGCGTACCGACCAGCAGGCGGAGTGGCTGACCGAGTTCTCGGAGTCGAACGAGACGCCCCTCGACGCCGTCCTCAGCATGGAGGTGCCCGACGATGTGCTCGTGCGCCGGCTCAGTCGGCGCCGGGTCCACGAGGAAACGGGAGAAACGTATCACCTCGACCATGACCCGCCCCCCGACGACGTAGATTCGGACCTCATCGTCCAGCGTTCCGACGACGAGCCTGACACCATCCAGAACCGGCTCGACGTGTACCGCGAGGAGACGGAGCCGCTGGCTACGTACTACGAAGAGCGAGACCTGCTCGTCCCGGTGGACGGGACCGGAGGGATCGAAGAGGTCTTCGGGCGCATCGAGGAGGCGCTGGATGCCCTTGAGCGCTAG
- a CDS encoding NHL repeat-containing protein, whose amino-acid sequence MRPRHLLGAGLGLLLLWGCGGVWTVGPACAQAPDRGAEPVLARFEEARALAVDPRGRLYVADAGRDVVAMFEADGTRRDVLGGTGTRPGEFDTPSAIDPTNGQVLLVADTYNGRVQRFSMEGQYLESLPVGRTEGRAGPEWTVQDGRGGTLVQGDGRPIGVVQDDEGAVFVLDARDRRVWKWSDGGRSQSLVSGRGGRLQNPVALAPGPDRRLYVADAGREAVLIYDAFGTFRRRVAGLAPANIQALAVHRGRLWIVCAHRVLVWDRSEGVVAEHTVDLGEPLVDVAAYQDRVYLLTETRLLRRPAW is encoded by the coding sequence ATGCGTCCTCGCCATTTGCTAGGTGCTGGTCTTGGACTCCTGCTGCTATGGGGGTGCGGAGGCGTATGGACCGTCGGTCCAGCGTGTGCGCAGGCGCCGGACCGCGGGGCAGAACCGGTCCTCGCGCGATTCGAGGAGGCGCGAGCGCTCGCGGTCGATCCGCGAGGCCGCCTCTACGTCGCCGATGCGGGGCGCGACGTGGTGGCCATGTTCGAGGCCGACGGCACCCGCCGAGACGTCCTGGGCGGGACGGGCACGCGGCCGGGCGAGTTCGACACGCCCTCGGCCATAGATCCGACGAACGGGCAGGTCCTTCTCGTGGCCGACACCTACAACGGGCGCGTCCAGCGGTTCTCGATGGAGGGACAGTATCTCGAGTCGCTGCCCGTTGGGCGGACCGAGGGGCGGGCGGGCCCGGAGTGGACCGTTCAGGACGGACGGGGAGGCACCCTGGTCCAGGGCGACGGGCGGCCGATTGGGGTGGTGCAGGACGACGAGGGGGCTGTGTTCGTGCTCGATGCACGCGACCGCCGAGTGTGGAAGTGGAGTGATGGTGGGCGGTCGCAATCCCTCGTGTCTGGACGAGGGGGGCGGCTCCAGAATCCGGTGGCCTTGGCTCCAGGGCCGGATCGGCGCCTCTATGTGGCCGACGCCGGCCGCGAGGCGGTGCTCATCTACGATGCCTTTGGCACCTTCCGCCGCCGCGTCGCCGGGCTCGCCCCTGCGAACATACAGGCCCTTGCCGTCCACCGCGGCCGACTGTGGATCGTCTGCGCGCACCGCGTCCTCGTGTGGGACCGATCGGAGGGCGTCGTCGCGGAGCACACGGTCGACCTCGGAGAGCCACTCGTCGACGTGGCTGCGTACCAGGACCGCGTGTATCTGCTCACCGAAACGCGGCTGCTTCGGCGCCCGGCCTGGTAG
- a CDS encoding polysaccharide deacetylase family protein, translating to MRLLIPYLATHGLRPFHRFVPDLLWRIEAEAKTAYLTFDDGPTEELTDDLLDLLAQYDAQATHFLVGQNADRHPDRARAIVRAGHRVGNHTYTHVDPWSVPHEQLQNELSRTTRRLQSLTKTRVRALRPPYGHPTQRLRQWCAAQNQRMVMWDVMPGDYLKTARARRVSNFVVRHVRPGSVIVLHDNPTCEDVTLPALETILHTLSAEGWTFDAL from the coding sequence ATGCGCCTCCTCATTCCCTACCTGGCCACCCATGGCCTGCGCCCGTTCCACCGCTTCGTTCCGGACCTCCTCTGGCGGATCGAGGCGGAGGCCAAGACCGCGTACCTCACGTTTGACGACGGCCCGACCGAGGAGCTCACGGACGATCTGCTCGACCTGCTTGCGCAGTACGACGCGCAGGCCACCCACTTCCTCGTCGGCCAGAACGCGGACCGCCATCCGGACCGTGCCCGCGCCATTGTACGGGCTGGGCACCGCGTCGGCAACCATACCTACACCCATGTCGACCCCTGGTCCGTGCCCCACGAGCAGCTGCAGAATGAGCTCTCCCGCACCACACGGCGGCTGCAGTCCCTCACAAAAACCCGAGTCCGGGCGCTCCGCCCGCCCTACGGCCACCCCACGCAGCGGCTCCGCCAGTGGTGTGCGGCCCAGAACCAGCGGATGGTGATGTGGGACGTGATGCCGGGCGACTACCTGAAGACGGCCCGGGCCCGGCGGGTATCAAACTTCGTGGTGCGCCACGTGCGCCCCGGCTCTGTCATTGTCCTCCACGACAACCCCACCTGCGAAGACGTAACCCTCCCGGCCCTAGAGACCATTCTCCATACGCTGTCCGCCGAGGGCTGGACGTTCGACGCGCTCTGA
- a CDS encoding GatB/YqeY domain-containing protein codes for MSDSVLDRVKQDLTDAMKAQDDVRRRALRSLRAALANKEIAKRRSGSDSSLEDQEELAVVQKQVKQRRDSIEQYEEADRDDLAQKEREEIEVLEDYLPDQLSDEELAERLDAIIDDVGATSMADMGPVMGRAMDELRGRVDGNRVREMVQDRLSD; via the coding sequence ATGTCCGACTCCGTTCTCGACCGTGTAAAGCAGGACCTCACCGACGCCATGAAGGCGCAGGATGACGTGCGCCGGCGCGCCCTCCGATCGCTCCGGGCGGCCCTCGCCAACAAAGAGATTGCGAAGCGGCGGTCGGGGTCCGACTCCAGCCTCGAGGATCAGGAGGAACTGGCCGTCGTCCAGAAGCAAGTCAAGCAGCGCCGCGACTCGATCGAACAGTACGAGGAGGCGGATCGCGACGACCTGGCCCAGAAAGAGCGGGAGGAGATTGAGGTTCTCGAGGACTATTTGCCAGACCAGCTGAGCGACGAAGAGCTGGCCGAGCGGCTTGACGCCATCATCGACGACGTGGGCGCCACCTCGATGGCCGACATGGGGCCGGTCATGGGGCGCGCCATGGACGAGCTGCGCGGCCGAGTGGACGGCAACCGCGTGCGAGAAATGGTGCAGGATCGCCTCTCGGATTAG
- a CDS encoding outer membrane protein assembly factor — MLRRRSGARPVLALLLGGMIGLVAAPAAGQAFPGAPDEPGTNLRVYPLATWSPRVGVGAGAGLVVHHLGRRHAQALLAAAPAQHEQVATAAWASANPDRARQYVLVSARGLHTNRDWFYGLGPGSSSDARQPIERSAVQVRVRAGQYFLDRRLLLQPHVGLSTHRVDRVLSPADPRLDEASRQHLRQLASSRIGPLSPSHTGLRVGVDVRYDTRSPRPRPTRGVLLNGGWERYGSLSSSFVQYDRLDLSARGLVPLGGAHHLAGQLSLAHTVVRGEASVPYYLRPMLDGTRVPGLARHRFVGSDRLIGSVLYRFPLVQPLGVVRLGGHVGLHAASVYDDVFSDAALDVAFDDAAAVSDTSVPLRPAASIGLRMGLSFREVPSLDLALGISPEGVTGVRFALQQDLQALRPPLHQLRQP, encoded by the coding sequence ATGCTCCGTCGCCGGAGTGGCGCCCGGCCCGTCCTCGCACTTCTCCTCGGCGGGATGATCGGGCTGGTGGCAGCCCCGGCGGCCGGCCAGGCGTTCCCGGGCGCCCCAGACGAGCCCGGTACCAACCTACGGGTGTACCCCCTCGCCACGTGGAGTCCACGGGTCGGCGTGGGCGCCGGGGCCGGACTCGTCGTGCACCACCTGGGGCGTCGGCACGCACAGGCCCTCCTTGCCGCGGCGCCCGCCCAGCACGAACAGGTGGCCACCGCGGCCTGGGCCAGTGCTAATCCCGACCGGGCCCGACAGTACGTGCTCGTGAGCGCACGGGGCCTCCATACAAACCGGGATTGGTTCTACGGACTCGGGCCCGGGTCGTCGTCCGACGCCCGGCAGCCCATTGAACGCTCTGCCGTGCAGGTCCGCGTTCGGGCCGGCCAGTACTTTCTCGACCGGCGACTGCTCCTCCAGCCCCACGTTGGCCTCTCGACACACCGGGTCGATCGCGTCCTGTCCCCTGCGGACCCGCGCCTGGACGAGGCGTCCCGGCAGCACCTCCGGCAACTGGCGAGCAGCCGCATCGGCCCGTTGTCCCCGAGCCATACCGGCCTGCGTGTGGGGGTCGACGTGCGGTACGACACCCGTTCCCCCCGTCCTCGGCCTACACGCGGCGTGCTCCTGAACGGCGGCTGGGAGCGGTACGGGTCGCTCTCGTCCTCCTTTGTGCAGTACGATCGCCTGGACCTCAGCGCCCGGGGATTGGTGCCCCTGGGCGGCGCACATCACCTGGCGGGACAGCTGTCGCTGGCCCACACCGTGGTGCGGGGCGAAGCCTCCGTTCCCTACTACCTGCGCCCGATGCTCGACGGCACCCGGGTCCCCGGACTGGCCCGGCACCGCTTCGTTGGCTCCGACCGCCTGATCGGCAGCGTGCTGTACCGCTTTCCCCTTGTCCAGCCCCTGGGTGTGGTTCGTCTCGGCGGCCACGTGGGCCTTCACGCCGCGAGCGTGTACGACGACGTGTTTTCCGACGCGGCCCTCGACGTTGCATTTGACGACGCCGCGGCCGTAAGCGACACGTCCGTTCCCCTACGGCCGGCCGCGTCCATCGGGCTCCGGATGGGGCTCTCCTTCCGCGAGGTGCCCTCCCTCGACCTTGCGCTCGGCATCAGTCCGGAGGGAGTGACGGGCGTCCGGTTTGCCCTGCAGCAGGACCTACAGGCCCTGCGTCCGCCTCTCCACCAGCTGCGTCAGCCATAA
- a CDS encoding CvpA family protein gives MLTVLDWLILAILLAGLIRGYLVGAVRQAASLLGLVAALLFSVEFMGAVGTLIVESLGLAESVAPLAGFTVLFLGVYLLFLVLARLLEQLFDTLSLSFLNRAAGGAVGGAKAALLLSLLFLVLAGLELPEKETRTDSALYRPVAQLLPKTIEATESWFPAAKRAADQLGRQVRSRMDAVPESSDSESTRSGLRSDV, from the coding sequence ATGCTGACTGTGCTCGACTGGCTTATCCTTGCCATCCTCCTCGCGGGGCTCATCCGTGGGTACCTGGTGGGGGCCGTGCGTCAGGCGGCCAGTCTGCTGGGGCTCGTGGCCGCGCTTCTGTTCTCCGTGGAGTTTATGGGGGCGGTGGGGACCCTCATCGTGGAGAGCCTGGGCCTGGCCGAGTCCGTCGCGCCGCTCGCCGGCTTCACGGTGCTGTTTTTGGGCGTCTATCTCCTGTTTCTGGTCCTGGCTCGGCTCCTGGAGCAGCTGTTCGACACCCTGTCCCTCTCATTTCTAAACCGGGCGGCCGGGGGAGCGGTCGGCGGGGCAAAGGCGGCGTTGCTCCTGAGCCTGCTTTTTCTGGTCCTCGCCGGCCTGGAGCTTCCGGAGAAGGAAACGCGGACCGACTCGGCGCTCTACCGCCCGGTCGCGCAGCTCCTGCCCAAGACGATCGAGGCGACCGAGTCTTGGTTTCCCGCGGCCAAACGAGCGGCTGACCAGTTGGGCCGACAGGTGCGGTCCCGTATGGATGCGGTCCCGGAGTCGTCCGATTCGGAGAGCACCCGCTCGGGCCTCCGCTCCGACGTCTAG
- the purD gene encoding phosphoribosylamine--glycine ligase, with protein sequence MRILVVGSGGREHTLVEALAQSDQVSALFAAPGNPGTAQKATNVGLEATDLDGLVDFAETEDIDLTLVGPERPLVEGIVNRFEAAGLPIVGPTKTAAQLEGSKAFADQFMARHDVPTASFRVFGAEEADEAAAYLDDVGAPVVVKADGLAGGKGAFVCSTLDDAHDALGQIVNQRAFGAAGDQVVIEEKMEGEEVSVLALTDGAHYVLLPPSQDHKPIGEGGTGPNTGGMGAFAPAPIVDGTLLSRICREIIEPTLQGMQEEGTPYRGVLYCGLMITEEGPKVVEYNCRLGDPEAQVVLPLVESDLAAVFRNLADGDLQGGNLRTTPGAAACVVLASEGYPIDYETGVEITGIGDAEALEDVSVIHAGTRLTPAGTLVTGGGRVLGVTATGRDLPAALSRAYDGVDRVGFEGETYRSDIGEKGLAHLDAS encoded by the coding sequence ATGCGAATCCTCGTAGTCGGAAGTGGAGGACGAGAGCACACGCTCGTCGAGGCCCTAGCCCAAAGCGATCAGGTGTCCGCCCTGTTTGCCGCGCCTGGCAATCCCGGCACCGCCCAGAAGGCCACGAACGTCGGCCTGGAGGCGACCGATCTGGACGGACTGGTTGACTTTGCGGAGACGGAGGACATCGACCTGACCCTGGTCGGGCCCGAACGGCCGCTCGTGGAGGGCATCGTTAACCGATTTGAGGCGGCCGGCCTGCCTATCGTGGGGCCTACGAAGACCGCCGCGCAACTAGAGGGCAGCAAGGCCTTCGCCGATCAATTCATGGCGCGCCACGACGTGCCGACGGCATCGTTTCGAGTGTTCGGCGCGGAGGAGGCCGACGAAGCGGCGGCCTACCTCGATGACGTGGGAGCCCCGGTCGTGGTGAAGGCGGACGGCCTGGCGGGCGGGAAGGGCGCATTCGTGTGCTCGACCCTAGATGACGCCCACGACGCGCTGGGCCAGATCGTAAACCAACGGGCCTTCGGGGCGGCGGGCGATCAGGTCGTGATTGAGGAAAAGATGGAGGGGGAGGAGGTGAGCGTCCTTGCCCTCACCGACGGTGCGCACTACGTTCTTCTTCCGCCGTCCCAGGATCACAAGCCCATCGGGGAGGGGGGCACCGGCCCGAATACGGGGGGCATGGGCGCGTTCGCCCCGGCCCCGATCGTGGACGGAACGCTGCTCTCACGCATCTGCCGCGAGATCATAGAGCCGACCCTTCAGGGCATGCAGGAGGAAGGCACGCCGTACCGTGGGGTGCTCTACTGCGGCCTCATGATTACGGAGGAAGGGCCGAAGGTGGTCGAGTACAACTGCCGCCTCGGCGATCCCGAGGCGCAGGTCGTGCTCCCGCTCGTAGAGTCGGACCTGGCCGCGGTCTTCCGGAACCTCGCGGACGGCGACCTGCAGGGCGGCAACCTTCGGACCACGCCCGGAGCGGCGGCCTGTGTCGTGCTCGCCTCGGAGGGATACCCGATCGACTACGAGACGGGCGTCGAGATCACTGGGATTGGGGACGCGGAGGCCCTCGAGGACGTGTCGGTCATTCACGCCGGCACACGACTTACGCCGGCGGGGACGCTCGTGACCGGTGGGGGACGCGTGCTCGGCGTCACCGCCACCGGACGAGACCTGCCGGCGGCCCTCAGCCGAGCGTACGACGGCGTTGACCGCGTCGGGTTTGAGGGCGAGACCTACCGGAGCGATATTGGCGAAAAGGGGCTGGCTCACCTGGATGCGTCCTAG
- a CDS encoding MerR family transcriptional regulator, giving the protein MPEDEIEKLYYSIGEVGEIVDQEPHVLRYWEQEFEVLSPRKNRAGRRVYTKDDVETVERIRHLLKDEKYTIEGARQAIAREDAGAEGDSEIEDDLKALRAFLVELRDQLDE; this is encoded by the coding sequence ATGCCTGAGGACGAAATCGAGAAGCTCTACTACTCGATCGGGGAGGTTGGTGAAATCGTTGACCAGGAGCCCCACGTCCTCCGGTATTGGGAGCAGGAGTTCGAGGTCCTGAGTCCCCGAAAGAACCGGGCCGGGCGGCGGGTCTACACCAAGGACGATGTAGAAACGGTCGAACGCATTCGTCACCTTCTGAAGGACGAGAAGTACACGATCGAGGGCGCACGGCAGGCCATCGCACGCGAGGACGCCGGGGCGGAGGGGGACAGTGAAATCGAAGACGACCTGAAAGCGCTCCGGGCCTTCCTCGTCGAGCTCCGCGACCAACTCGACGAGTAG
- a CDS encoding NifU N-terminal domain-containing protein: MATTQAESTPNPNSLKFTTDEGPFLDDGVAAYSSADEAADDPLARRLFTVSGVDDVFITPQFVTVSKAPAVDWSRVKPDVETILAEHLEAA, encoded by the coding sequence ATGGCCACCACGCAGGCGGAGTCGACCCCCAACCCGAACAGCCTCAAGTTCACGACGGACGAGGGCCCGTTTCTCGACGACGGCGTGGCCGCGTACTCCTCAGCGGACGAGGCCGCGGACGATCCCCTCGCCCGCCGTCTCTTCACGGTGTCGGGGGTAGACGACGTGTTCATCACCCCCCAGTTCGTCACCGTCTCGAAGGCCCCCGCCGTCGACTGGAGTCGCGTGAAGCCGGACGTAGAGACGATTCTGGCCGAGCACCTGGAGGCGGCGTAG
- the ptsP gene encoding phosphoenolpyruvate--protein phosphotransferase — protein sequence MEETPPESTSDDELLIEGTGAAPGIAIGTAYRYEASAPPVQRDSIPPDEVDAELDRLANAVQRAEQELETVRALAPDALVPDADAIFEAQALMLRDEDVLQAVRQRIEDEKEPAGAAVQEVLSAHRERLEDSDDAHLRTGADDLRELERRLLRALQRSAAAAPIDAHSVVAAQDLTATDLLHFRRHNLLGGVTARGGPTSHTAIVAQALGLPLLVGAGEALETVSSGDRVIVDGDEGRLIARPDPSTVDDYRRRAADASTATEGGEQEPSRPLRTTDGHTVTLRANVGLEADLDLLQADPPDGIGLLRTELFLLADGDSLSVDEERQVDAYRRVIEAAGDEGATIRLLDLGGDQLSRQATGAHDDNSFLGWRGLRVLLDRPDELLRPQLRALLRANRQGPLRVLLPMVTDVAEVRRVRRMLDEESTRLTENGVPHDPNVPLGAMVEVPAMALQAPAFTEVVDFFSIGTNDLTQYVLAVGRANEQVAARHDALHPAVLGLILRVVEAGRMSGCPVEVCGEIASDVQAVPVLLGLGVDTLSVSPQSLPTVRRIIRKIEYDAAKGLGREVLQEDDAQAVRRRARTWVDTHLSSSETAASATDAPDR from the coding sequence ATGGAAGAGACGCCCCCGGAGTCTACCTCCGACGACGAACTCCTCATTGAAGGCACCGGTGCAGCGCCCGGAATCGCAATCGGCACCGCGTACCGGTACGAGGCCTCTGCCCCCCCCGTGCAGCGAGACTCCATTCCGCCGGACGAGGTGGACGCAGAACTGGATCGCCTGGCCAACGCCGTACAACGGGCCGAGCAGGAGCTGGAAACCGTTCGCGCACTGGCGCCGGACGCCCTGGTGCCGGATGCCGACGCCATTTTCGAGGCGCAGGCCCTTATGCTGCGCGACGAAGACGTGCTGCAAGCCGTCCGGCAACGTATCGAGGACGAGAAAGAGCCGGCGGGGGCGGCGGTGCAGGAGGTGCTGTCGGCCCACCGCGAACGACTCGAAGACAGCGACGACGCCCACCTGCGCACCGGGGCCGACGACCTCCGAGAGCTTGAGCGCCGTCTCTTGCGGGCGCTACAACGAAGTGCGGCCGCGGCCCCCATCGATGCGCACTCGGTGGTGGCCGCCCAGGACCTGACCGCCACCGACCTGCTTCACTTCCGACGCCATAACCTTCTGGGGGGCGTCACGGCCCGCGGGGGACCCACCTCGCACACGGCCATCGTCGCCCAGGCGCTCGGGCTGCCCCTCCTCGTCGGGGCCGGGGAGGCACTAGAGACCGTGTCGTCGGGAGATCGCGTCATTGTCGACGGGGACGAGGGCCGTCTGATTGCCCGCCCCGATCCGTCCACTGTAGACGACTACCGACGGCGAGCGGCCGACGCGTCGACCGCGACAGAAGGTGGGGAGCAAGAGCCCAGCCGTCCCCTCCGAACGACCGACGGCCACACCGTCACCCTGCGGGCCAACGTGGGGCTGGAGGCCGACCTCGATTTGCTCCAGGCCGACCCGCCGGACGGCATTGGGCTTCTTCGCACTGAACTGTTTTTGCTGGCCGATGGCGATTCGCTTTCGGTCGACGAGGAACGGCAGGTGGATGCGTACCGGCGGGTCATTGAGGCCGCCGGCGACGAGGGCGCTACGATCCGTCTCTTGGATTTAGGGGGCGATCAGCTCTCCCGTCAGGCCACTGGGGCACACGACGACAACTCCTTTCTGGGCTGGCGGGGACTTCGGGTGCTTCTGGACCGTCCCGACGAGCTCCTGCGCCCCCAACTGCGGGCCCTCCTGCGCGCAAACCGACAGGGGCCCCTCCGGGTCCTACTGCCGATGGTGACGGACGTGGCGGAGGTGCGGCGCGTGCGGCGGATGCTAGACGAGGAGAGTACCCGCCTCACGGAGAACGGCGTGCCCCACGATCCGAATGTGCCCCTCGGCGCAATGGTGGAGGTGCCCGCCATGGCCCTGCAGGCGCCTGCGTTCACCGAGGTCGTGGACTTTTTCTCCATCGGCACGAACGACCTGACCCAGTACGTGCTGGCGGTGGGCCGGGCCAACGAACAGGTGGCGGCGCGGCACGACGCGCTGCACCCGGCCGTCCTCGGGTTGATCCTGCGCGTCGTCGAGGCGGGCCGGATGTCCGGCTGTCCGGTGGAGGTCTGTGGGGAAATCGCGAGCGACGTCCAGGCGGTGCCGGTGCTGCTGGGCCTCGGCGTCGATACCCTGAGCGTCTCGCCCCAGTCGCTGCCCACTGTGCGCCGGATCATCCGGAAAATTGAGTACGACGCGGCCAAAGGCCTCGGCCGTGAGGTGCTGCAGGAGGACGATGCCCAGGCGGTGCGCCGCCGAGCCCGGACGTGGGTCGACACCCATCTATCGTCCTCCGAAACTGCTGCTTCGGCGACGGATGCCCCCGACCGATGA
- a CDS encoding HPr family phosphocarrier protein, translating to MIEREVTIRNRAGLHTRPASMLVKTASQFDADVFLRRDNYEINGKSVIGVMTLAAEQGATLTLLVEGADEDEAADAIEALFEDGFGEEL from the coding sequence ATGATTGAACGCGAAGTCACCATCCGCAACCGGGCCGGCCTGCACACGCGGCCGGCGTCGATGCTCGTCAAGACCGCGTCCCAATTCGACGCGGATGTGTTCCTGCGACGCGACAACTACGAGATCAACGGGAAGAGTGTCATCGGGGTCATGACCCTCGCCGCCGAGCAGGGCGCGACGCTCACGCTCCTGGTGGAGGGGGCGGACGAGGACGAGGCCGCCGACGCGATCGAGGCGCTTTTTGAGGATGGATTCGGAGAAGAGCTCTAA